The Culex pipiens pallens isolate TS chromosome 2, TS_CPP_V2, whole genome shotgun sequence DNA window gacagctcgtttcaaggggaccatagttgatccatcgaaaaaatgttgtcttgtcttttttttttgtattaaaatgaaaaaaagtgatcagaaatggtttttgatcgtgttttttaccgttgtacataaaaatttacatagggctttagtacccaattataaCAGATGAATCCGTCACAAAAAATCGACACCTCCTTCACATTCCGTAACATTTCTTAACCGCTTTCTCGACCACATACTGCACCCCGAATACTCCGGCTACGTAGGCAACAGTGCAAAAGGGAGCAGCCGGAGGGAACGTACTTCCTACGAGGCAGGTCAGCCCAATTCCGGCCTGAACCATTCCACCAAAAACTCGAATGGCCCCTTCTTTGATTTTGCTCCAAACGGACGAGTGCTGCCGTTTCAACTCGAACAAAGGGTCATGAGGAGCAAGGCCCTGCAAAACatagaaataataaattctGAGTTTTGCCGAAATTTGTTTCAATCAACAACAACTGAAGAAAACTCACCATGAAAGAGGCCATCACGGGACAGATCCGCATAGCTGGGCAAGCTCCAAAGAGCAATGCGTTCGCCACGCCCACCGTCAACGCGGGCAACATACGACGAAACGATGACCACATGCCGGATAGTTTTGAACAAATGTAACAGCTTAACCTAAAGGGAAATacaaaatttggcaattttgaaaGATCTTCCAACGAACTagcgaattgaaaaaaaaaataattttcgtccTTTTACCtaccaagaaaaacaaaacaaatcaacaaagCAAAACCTCTGTTTTAGGTTTGACACTTTCCAGTTTGTTCTCAAAACGGTGACCGCACtgaagatttgaaaaagtcCTAAAAGactaaatttaatgttttttccgGATCATCCATAAGCATAAGCGTGATCCGTTTTGCAAAAAGTTCCTCAGAACGAtcgatataaaattcaaaaataagccgaaatttgagcaaaattcATCCTATCGGCCGagaggtttttaatttttatccttcttcatcatcccggtacgagaaacGAACTCCCGACCTCTTAattggaaatccagcacgccgccagtcgaaacccatcccctacagATTTATACTATTTTAAGGGATcagactttgccgagccagacaggaatcgaacccattaccttccgcttacaaggcaatcctcgtaacctcacggccacggtagcTCAGCATgccttgtatgaaaaaatcaaaaaacaaatcaCTCATTTGACTGAAAATTTCACCAGGGTCTTATTTTGAAGCAAACAGAAGCCTACTTTTAAGTGGCGGTAGTTTAATCCGTTTTGCAAAAGTACCTCGGATCGATCTGAACATTAAATTGTCGACTTTCTATGCACTGGCCGGAatttgagcaaaatccatcCGGGAACTTATCGACCTAAAAAGTTTTTGGCCTTGTAtgaaaacagataaaaacaaaaaaaaatcaagcttttaGTTTTCAATCAAGGTAGGCTTCTTTATGGGTCAAAATTTGGCCCTGATAAAATTGTCAGTCATATCGGTGCagttttggcgattttctaaaacaaaatcacaacttttggatgattttcggttcaaatcTTGGTTTGAATCACCAAATTCTTCCAGCAAATTGCCTTTTTGCTCTACAACCTCGCCAAATCTGCACCGATTTGGCTGACAATTTTGCCAGGGcctattttcgtcgattttcataccaggccaaaaattaaaaacccaTTAGCTGAAAGATTCCACAGCATATTTTACTCAAATTTCCGCCTTCGGCCTTTTATGCATACAAAATCGgccacatacatacatacatgaagaaatcacaaaatttcttattacagaaaatttacaaaattcactaTAAACATGACTaaaaatcactcctgaaagtttcatgaagatatttcgtgactgaactgagtaagagacgattaagttcgctttgcgcatggcgaAATTGTGAACTGTCCACCTTTTTAGGGGcaccacgatatctcgagataggatcaaattggctgaaatttggggtgaagattCCCAAGAGATATGCCGTGTGCATGAGAAAGCCCGATATTAATATTTtgctcttttaaaaaataaaactgtcgaTTTTTTATAAGGAATATAggaacatatttttatctttttttgttcattagtttttgaaaattggccttcgtcatgcacacaggataggtttaacgagtcttcattataattttgagccgatttggtcgggTTGAGATATCgcggcacccgttttttgaaactgctaactaaaaatagctataactcgGCAATGGTACGTCCAAaagttattttgttaatagatgaaaatgtattttttaatgccctgcaaaaagatttaaaaaaaagtgtaaatgtgtgctcataccaacctctgacatttttgacgatttgcatgtatgtaaccccttaatcaaACGAATTAAGATAATTTGGGGTAGCTAAAGttgaacaacatttttaaaaataacaaaaagaaaacgcaaaaaaataagatttgatCATCCTAAGTTTCTTTCAGGAACTTCAGATGTTGGatgattaaatttttaagatattcgaggattcggataatcaaagatttttgaaaaaagtaaacgaaaaaagtacttcaaattGAGCAATATTCTTCTGAAATAATTTCTACACGAGAATGAAACGTTTTTTGACTTTTGACCATACTTTTATATCCATTTATAAAATCCATCAAAAACAATCAACATAAACAGAAATAATATTTCAGGAAGATTCCTTCTTGTTAATAAACTTTCAGGTGTTTTcggacattagtttgttttcatTAACATCAAAatagaacaaaataaaatacataGCAATCAGTTTGTATATTATTCGGTTATTGCACTGGGATCTCATCGATTATATACCAGTATAACGGAAGGATCCATTCGTACTATCAAATCAAAATCCAAtcattacaaaaataataacgatCACTATTGTTAGCACACCAGCTAAGACGACCGAATTCCTATAGTTCATCACGTTGCTTTTGGTTTAGTTTGTCGTCTCGATCAATCTGCAAAAAACAGGGGATGTTTGTAATATAAAACATTCTTAGAATTTAAGATTTCTACAATAACTTGAATCATCTATTATAAATGCTTGAAAAAGCAGCAATAGACTGCTAATTAACAAAGAAACTTACTCGAAATCCAACCAATCCTAGAGATATGACTGTACTGCCACAAGACACTTATTCAAATGTGGTTATCGCCATCCGCATAGTTTGGTGTGTAGTTATATGTAGAACGAGTGATGTTTACtttattttcttgaaaacaagcaaactagaggtgggcaaaatagAGCGAGCCACtcaagagccggttcactgaaaagagcgaacgaacaaCGGCtcacaaaaaacgttacttaatccacctttaggtgggtggtgccttcctaGCCTTGAcaataaaacataataccttcaacaaacactatgattttgggtcgcatcatcatcttctatgatgaatcctgaccaaacaccctatcctactaacaaattttcaggttcctggcgcttgtggggtgtaagcacagagtaaatcagctgccctagtagcaacctgcgctaactaacattcccgtcccttaaaatcgagatctacaaactgacatggcgggcgccgttggtggccaatgactgttacctgttcgcaactgatctagctttagcaatcatggtgttttatcttttcagcgcattcatacatgctgttgataagggaatcaccactagatcgtcgaagcatataatcagtagtgctgaaaggatattacggtttttttttttttttttttttaaatttatatttatttaaatttcttttccatgtacattcattcaattaaaatattattgagtgtccaatcacaaacgatgacttttcacctcaattttaaatactagcaactttcatttattcatgaaatattgtagctttcgctattcagtgatttcaaatgtaggaggtcctacatgtacaaaagggaaaagggataccttaaaactaacttataaactatataaagagcggatcaatgcagctgaagactgcaatgatttttgtcgaaatgcatcaattatcttattggacataacatccaaagtgtcaacttcggctaattgatgaagttcactggtgctgaaccagggaggaagttttagaatcattttcagaattttgttctgaatcctctgaagttttttcttcctggttaagcaacagcttgtccagatcggcacagcataaagcatggcaggtctgaaaatttgtttatatattaacagtttattcttgagacaaagtctagaattcctgtttataagtggatacaaacatttaatatatttgttacatttaacctggatactttcaatgtgatccttgtaagtaaggtttttgtcaaaaccaagtccaagatatttcacttgatcctcccactttaaatttacctcattcatctttataatgtgatgactttttggtttaagaaaaacagcccttggtttgtgagggaaaataataagttgagtttttgcagcatttggagtaattttccattctttcaaataagaattgaaaatatccaagcttttttgtaatcttcttgtgatgacacgaaggcttctgcctttggcggagatgcttgtgtcatcagcaaaaagtgatttctgacatcctgggggcaaatcaggcaagtcagaagtaaaaatattgtataaaattggacccaaaatgcttccttgagggacgccagcacgtacaggtagttgatcagatttgctattctgataacatacctgcagagtacgatccgtcaaataattttgaataatttt harbors:
- the LOC120428860 gene encoding uncharacterized protein LOC120428860, with amino-acid sequence MWSSFRRMLPALTVGVANALLFGACPAMRICPVMASFMGLAPHDPLFELKRQHSSVWSKIKEGAIRVFGGMVQAGIGLTCLVGSTFPPAAPFCTVAYVAGVFGVQYVVEKAVKKCYGM